CCCGCCGTACACTATGACATTTTAGTAACACTGTCAGCAGTTTGATCAGGCTCCTTTCCGCAAATATGTGAATGCAATATTATAGTTTGCCGGATGAGTAGTTTTTATAACACCCTGGCACATTTTTGTCCTTCTGCAGAAGTCGCTATAAATCGAAAGCCCCGCAAAACCTTGCGGGGCCTGGCTTTTTATAGCGTCCCAGGAGGGATTCAACCCCTCGACCTACGGATTAGAAGTCCGTTGAAGAATCCACTCCAGAACCGTCAAACCCTTGATACTACTGACTTTTAGCTTTCTAAACCACCTTTATGGCATACGGACTACGTTTAACAATGTGGCAATCTTTTACTCAAACTCTGAATACATAAAGAAGGAGTGCTTGGTTCCCCATAGAAATTATTACAACAAAATTATATTTTTTCTTGAAAAGAAATATAATGTAAGAAAGGAAGAATTCAAGATGAGTGAGCCTAAAGGTCGCTTTACGCCAAGCACCCCGGATTTTGAGTACCGTGTTCGGTCAAGTTTTTCACAACAATCGGTAATGAATCTTATCGGTGCGAAGATTGTTAAGGTCGTTCCGGGTGAAGTAGATATTCAAATTCCTTTTAGAAAAGATCTTACCCAACAGCATGGTTTTCTGCATGCAGGCATCATAACGACCATCGTAGATAGTGCTTGTGGGTATGCAGCGTTGAGTCTGATGCCTGCCGATGCTTCTGTTCTTACAGTTGAGTTTAAGGTAAATTTTCTTTCCCCAGCAAAGGGGGAATGGTTTATAGCTAAAGGGAAAGTAGTGAAACCGGGGCGAACAATTACCGTTTGCTCAGGAGAGGTTTTTACCTTAGGTGCAGAAGAACCGAAACTTATCGCCACCATGACAGCAACGATGTTGATGCTTCAAGGTCGTCCCGGAATCATGCCAGGTTAAGGGTATAGCAATGCGTTTGCGGGTTAGTTTCAGAATTTTTGGGTTATATTAACGCCTTGCGAGCATAAAAGCAACGGACTAACTTTTTTCGCCCCCATAAGCGGGGCATTTTTAGTCCATTTTTTAAAAATCGAAGGGAAGCGGACTAACTTTTTTTGAAGGTCAGTTAAAGGGTTTTGGGAATTTTTAAAAACAAACCCTTGTATTACAAGGGTTACAAGGGCTTCAGACTTTGGCGTCCCAGGAGGGATTCGAACCCCCGACCTACGGATTACGGCAGGAATATGTCAATACTGTAGAGGTAATATAATTACTTTTACTTGTAATAATACTACTACAGATGTTATAATGTTACTGAAAGGGGGATCGTTGTGGCTATCAGAATTAAAGTATCTGAATTACTGGGAAGACACAAAATGACTCAAAAAGAATTGTCCCAAAAAACAGGCATACGCCCGGGCACTGTTTCCGCTTTATACCATGAGACTATCAAGCGGCTGGAAATAGAACACCTGGACAAAATTTGCGCCGCCCTCAACTGCCAGCCTGGGGATCTGTTTGAATACATTCCCACCGCAAGGGAGGAAAATCAGAATGCAGCGTCGGTTTAAGGTAATCCTGGAGTGGGACAAGGAAGCAAAGGTATACGTTGTCACCGTACCCGCACTGCCCGGCTGCTCCACTTTTGGTCGCTCCAGGGAGGAAGCGCTAGAAATGGCCAAGGATGCTATTCAGGTCACGCTTGAGGGTCTGAAAGCTATTGGCCAACCTGTTCCGACCGAAGACAAGGACGTATCGCTTGCAGAAGTGGTGCTACCGGCATGATGTCACCCAGGCTGCCGAGGGTAACCGCAAAGCAGCTCATCCGAGCTTTAACCAGGGCAGGTTTTGTGCTGGGCCACAAGGGAAGCACATCACACCGCTTTTATGTTCACTCTGAAGACCGCAGTCGGTATGCTGTTGTGCCGGTGCATGGTAAGGACATTATCCCTGTTGGTACACTGGCTGAAATTTTGCGTACTGCTAAAATAACACCTGATGAATTAAGGGATTTACTCTAACGCCGTCCTTTCCTCCTTTATCCCCCCCTGGCTCGCTTGAACATCCGGGCAGCTACCGCTTTGGTCAGGTCAGGACCAGGCAATCCTGCTTGCCCAAGAAAGTTCCTGAAAAAGCACGGGCTGCCGCCTCTTTCATTTCACGGCTTGTGGTACACAGCGGCCACCATGCTAATCAACCAGGGCCTGCCGGCCAAAAGTATCAGCGGTCACCTGGGCCATGCCAACATTGGCACCACCATGGATATATACGGCCACTACCTCAAGAGTGCCGACAGGGAAGCAGCAGACAGGCTGGAACGGGTCTACCAGACCATGAAAGAAAGCGGGCAAAAAGGCACGAAAAAAGGACGGGCATAATGCCTGTCCTTTGGTCTTGTTGGGTACGGTTTTGGGGAGCTTGGCACGCGTTTGGCACACTTTCGCCTTTCTGCAGAATTTGCTAAAAATCGAAGGCCCCGCAAATGCTTGCGGGGCCTGGCTTTTTCTGGCGTCCCAGGAGGGATTCGAACCCCCGGCCTACGGATTAGAAGTCCGTTGCTCTATCCAGCTGAGCTACTGGGACAGCAACAATTTACTAGCGCAAGAGCTATTATAGCAAAAACCAGCAGCCAGTGTCAAATACTTTGCGCAGGATAGAGTTACATATTGGCCACAAAAGCGTTAGTCAGCGGTTTCAAATAGTTTCAGTTTTTCGTTTTGTCCGATGACAATTAAAATATCATTTTTCTCCAGCACCTGTTTGGCGCCGGGTGAAATAATGAAATCACCGTTGCGGCGGATGGCCAGGACGGTAATCCCGTATTTCTTGCGCAGGTCAACCTCCTGCAAGGTTTTGCCCAGAAATTTTTCCGGTGCGGCCATTTCAATCAGGCTGTAGTCGGGGGAAAGGTTAATCTGGTCGATGATGTTGCGCGATACCAGCCAGCGGGCTACTCGTTCCCCCATGTCCCTTTCGGGGAAAACCACTATATCTGCACCGACACGCTCAAGTACCTTGCCGTGCAGTTCGTTGGTGGCTTTGGCCACCACTTTTTTTACGCCAATTTCTTTCAGCATCACCGTGACCAGAATGCTGGACTGAACGTCCTGACCGATGGCCACAATCACCACGTCAAAATTGCGGATGCCCAGAGACTTCAGTACACCCTCTTCCAGGGCATTGGCCTGGACGGCATGAGTGACCACATCGGCCATGTTGTTGATATTGGCTTCGTTTGTATCAATGGCCAGAACTTCATAACCCATTCTGATTAGAGTGCGGGCCAGGCTGGAGCCGAAGCGGCCCAAGCCAATTACAGCAAATTGTTTCACAGTGTTCCATTCCTTTCCCCAACTATGGTTAATACCTTGCAGTCTTAGCCAATGAGTATGTTGCCCGGGGGATGTTTGATGGGCAGAGTAACTTTGGAGCGTTCGGCAAAGGCCAGCACCGCCGTCATGGTACCCACCCGCCCCAGGAACATGGTGAGAATAATAATTAACCGCCCGGCATCCGAAAGGTGCGGTGTCAGGCCCATGGTCAGTCCCACAGTACCGAAGGCCGATACCGTTTCAAAAAGCGTTAGCAGAAAATTGTCCTGGTGTTCTGTATACAGCAGAGCGGTGCTGACCCCAAGGACCAGGGCGATGGCCAGGAGCAGGATGGCCAGTGATTTGGCTACCTGTTCCCGCGGTACCATGCGCCGGAAAATAGTCACATCGATGCTCCCTCTGGCCAGTGATAATATGGACGAACCAAGGACGGCAAAAGTGGTGGTTTTGATGCCGCCCCCGGTGGAGCCGGGTGAGGCGCCGATAAACATGAGAATAATGATCATCATTTGGGTGTAGCTGTGCAATGCACTAATGTCAACGGTATTATAGCCCGCAGTGCGGGGAGTCACGGACTGGAAATAAGAGGCCAGCAATTTTCCGGTCCAGGTATAGTTTTTTATCGTGTTGTCATTTTCAAACAAGTAGAAGAGCAGGGTGCCGCAGACAATCAGTCCGGCAGTAACTACCAGCACCAGCTTGGTGTGCGTAGTCAGCTTTTTGTGTTGCCGCCAGTTAACAAGGTCTACAATGACACTGAAGCCAATGCCGCCCAGAATAATCAACGTGGTGATGCACAGGTTCACCGTGACGTCCTGCACATAACCCGTTAAAGAACGAAATTGACCAAACAAATCGAACCCGGCATTGTTAAATGCCGATATGGAGTGAAAAAGACCGAACCACAGGGCCCGGGGGAGGGGCATGTCCAGACTGAAGCGCCACGCCAGTGCAGTGGCAAAGAAAGCTTCCGTGACAAATGTAAAAATCAGGACGTACTTACCCAGATTCACTATGCCCTGCAGATGGTTCTGGTTGAGGGATGCCTGCATCAGCAACCGGGTTTTCAGACCGATCTTTTTCCCCAGCAGCAGAAACATGAAAGTGGCCATGGTCATAAAACCCAGACCGCCAATCTGTATCAATGCCAGGATGATGATCTGACCGGCTGTTGACCAGTAGGTACCCGTGTCCACTACTACCAGTCCGGTTACGCAAACGGCCGAAGTGGCCGTAAAAAGAGCCGTTAAAAAGCTGGTGGCCTCGTGTTTGGCCGAGGCAAAAGGCATGCTCAGCAGCGTGGCACCCAGCAAAATGGTCAGGGCGAACCCTGCTACTAAAACTCTGGGTGGGCTTGGGTTAAGCCTTCTTTTTTTGAAAATAGCTCTCATTTATGTCACCGGTGCTTTATTGTTTGGATGTTTGGATGTATTAAATGTTATCACTTGCTTGATTTAAAGCAAGCGTGTTTTCAGGATGCCGTTCATTTATTTTGGGCAATTTAGGTGCCACAACACTTTCTTATGCATTTATAATAATCTTTTCGCTTATTTTTAAGCTCGTTTCGGATAATTTTTTGCAAATTCTTTTAACGTGGAGCAAATACTGTTGAAACGCCGGTTGCAATCAAACCAGTTCGCAAGTTGCAGTGCGTTCGTTAGTTTGTATATTTTAGGAATTTTTTTGCGTTCAGCTTTTGCATTTCTATAGAATAATCTATAATTTAAACAATATTCGTTTAAATTTAAAAACTCAAGAAGGTGAGCATTATGCAATTACCCGGCAACTGTCGCACGACGGCCATGGGCATTTTGCCCCACCAGGAGATTGAGCGGGCCGTTGATTTGGCCCTGACGTTGGATATACCCTTTTGGCCACAGCTCCCCCGCTACAGCTATTATGAGGACATGTATGTGCAGGTCAGTGAGCATTTTCCCGGTATTTTGGTGGATGAAAGGCAACAGAGGATCACTCTGGATACGGGGCGGTTTTT
This window of the Desulfurispora thermophila DSM 16022 genome carries:
- a CDS encoding PaaI family thioesterase, with the protein product MSEPKGRFTPSTPDFEYRVRSSFSQQSVMNLIGAKIVKVVPGEVDIQIPFRKDLTQQHGFLHAGIITTIVDSACGYAALSLMPADASVLTVEFKVNFLSPAKGEWFIAKGKVVKPGRTITVCSGEVFTLGAEEPKLIATMTATMLMLQGRPGIMPG
- a CDS encoding helix-turn-helix domain-containing protein, with protein sequence MAIRIKVSELLGRHKMTQKELSQKTGIRPGTVSALYHETIKRLEIEHLDKICAALNCQPGDLFEYIPTAREENQNAASV
- a CDS encoding type II toxin-antitoxin system HicB family antitoxin, with product MQRRFKVILEWDKEAKVYVVTVPALPGCSTFGRSREEALEMAKDAIQVTLEGLKAIGQPVPTEDKDVSLAEVVLPA
- a CDS encoding type II toxin-antitoxin system HicA family toxin, whose product is MSPRLPRVTAKQLIRALTRAGFVLGHKGSTSHRFYVHSEDRSRYAVVPVHGKDIIPVGTLAEILRTAKITPDELRDLL
- a CDS encoding tyrosine-type recombinase/integrase, producing MVRSGPGNPACPRKFLKKHGLPPLSFHGLWYTAATMLINQGLPAKSISGHLGHANIGTTMDIYGHYLKSADREAADRLERVYQTMKESGQKGTKKGRA
- a CDS encoding potassium channel family protein — encoded protein: MKQFAVIGLGRFGSSLARTLIRMGYEVLAIDTNEANINNMADVVTHAVQANALEEGVLKSLGIRNFDVVIVAIGQDVQSSILVTVMLKEIGVKKVVAKATNELHGKVLERVGADIVVFPERDMGERVARWLVSRNIIDQINLSPDYSLIEMAAPEKFLGKTLQEVDLRKKYGITVLAIRRNGDFIISPGAKQVLEKNDILIVIGQNEKLKLFETAD
- a CDS encoding TrkH family potassium uptake protein, which translates into the protein MLGATLLSMPFASAKHEATSFLTALFTATSAVCVTGLVVVDTGTYWSTAGQIIILALIQIGGLGFMTMATFMFLLLGKKIGLKTRLLMQASLNQNHLQGIVNLGKYVLIFTFVTEAFFATALAWRFSLDMPLPRALWFGLFHSISAFNNAGFDLFGQFRSLTGYVQDVTVNLCITTLIILGGIGFSVIVDLVNWRQHKKLTTHTKLVLVVTAGLIVCGTLLFYLFENDNTIKNYTWTGKLLASYFQSVTPRTAGYNTVDISALHSYTQMMIIILMFIGASPGSTGGGIKTTTFAVLGSSILSLARGSIDVTIFRRMVPREQVAKSLAILLLAIALVLGVSTALLYTEHQDNFLLTLFETVSAFGTVGLTMGLTPHLSDAGRLIIILTMFLGRVGTMTAVLAFAERSKVTLPIKHPPGNILIG